gattttttccagtcgttcgtGCATCTGATCTTgaatctctcgttgcaactgttccaatctttccaacctttgatccattgctttcgtttggcgacgagtaccgtagtgatatttgattagatttttgttggtttccagggtaactgaaataattttacctagttagggtcacttcgtgaaagtctaatgcatatgatgcaatgtaatgcaaatgcatgaaatgaatgccaaaagaaacgttgattcttggttcaattctattagaacaactggaatagaaaacaaatccatttacataaagcagatatatatacggctttgccgtCATAGGCGgggacattcgatcctcttcttcattcgagcgttaagataaatctcccgaactcttcaaaagggacatcccttctatctcttttttcttcatcTGGGCCGCGACTCGTTACTCACTCATCcttgtgatgctcgttggcttctctttaaaaagtttagcggttctcgaataatctttgtcatcttgagtcTTCAGGCAACGAGGCAAAGTCGTATAGTCCTCTACTGAATTATCATCCTTCTTTTGTTATATCTTCTCGGACCGTATTAGGACAACCGTatcgtcatccactttatcaagaaacccattttcttatgacaagctctctatttagcaattgaacgtgaatcaacacctctttttatgatgaaaatgcaatgcaatcatgacaaaaagaaaacatgttagtacaaagcaaaagcaagcaaggataaatagaacacctatttgggtgaatactaggggttcgaagtggttctacctagggtgagctcctaaggttcactacatgaggtttggttctaaagtaagggtacctgaaccagcagattcctcgatcctcacccattgtAGGCTCAtgcggaccgagttcggttcagggggatacatttctctatggccatgcggagatgaaaatctcacgaagacataggtacggatgtatcccggaagcgattcactatcccatgcggaggtgaaaacctcacgaaggcgtagtttctcactcccaattaaaagggtatgaccagcggtcatgcaatgcaatgtgccgaggtataaaataaaatacagaacacgataaaaaaaatataattcaaaacaaaagagatgcaatgagaggatcgtaaatttaaatcgaattttccactttcaacaaaaagacaagaaataatcaacacgtggcttgactctcttattgtccccagtggagtcgccaagctgtcgacaCCAtcttttggatgaaaacggggtcgacttggattttgaaaaaaagaatgaaaacgggagtcgccaccaatccttttttgacgaggtgtgatcgggtcacctcaaaaagtggttgtttttaataaatgatttaattttattaaaacaacgattttggtctacgaaattcagaaaaatgagttcgggagccggttacgcacgaggaaggattagcaccctcgatacgcccaaaattggtacctagttgattaattagtgtcttagtgtcgaaaattgaaaatttgaagagttttaaaaaatacgatccttaaaagaaaatctgatatcatgaattgaaacataagattctcttgttccgaaggaatatcacatccagcacgttaggacacgatactctaaaccatcgaaaccaagatcaccttatagtttaatgaaaccatactttgaagctttaagaggatatttggctatttagtcaaacgagaaatcgaaacccagcacgttagggcacgttttctcgagtttccaaacgcgaaatattgccttatttagaaaaattttccttttggtgtttagtgtcaatgcttgacaaaacaataacgaatacgacaaggtgagcaaagtaaagtgagtaacaacaatgcaataggcaaaatgaaatgacgaggcgattacataaacaaagcatacaaataaataaatagaactaacatttaaaaAAGGCACAAGTGTAcacgaataaataaacaaacatcaAACAACAATGATggcaataaatacaattatgtaaaaatgtatatgcatgtataatttaaagccataaaataagaaatgcatataaattatagaatatgaaacatagataaatatatacatatatataaaatcagtaagtattataaaaacaaaaaatgtaaatgtgtttatatatatttacaaattgtgataatataaaatatatgtatgtgaattataaaatatgtgaaatatacaaaaagcatttttaagaatataaagaatatatataagtatgtatatgatgtaaaatatgcataaatatatgtaagtatataagaattatgaaatatgaaagatatatttaagtatgtataagtacgtatatatatacataataatttagAGTATAAagatacatataaaaatttaaaatgaatattacgtatgatgattcagaagaaataacatatatgcaaaacttttaaaattggtaatgatttataatatgtgatatattcaaaataatgccaataattatagtaataataatgtagataagaaacaagaaaataaaataatataatatgacaaatttaatataaaattggtTGATTTGATAACATAGTGGTGATACTAATGATAACACAATAATAATGACATAGAACACaatgatatcaataaaataataaggaCAAAAATAGCTCCAATATTAACAACAATGACGATAATAGAATAACAACAATaacaaataaagaataataatgatTATAACTATTATGTAAAACAGTGATATAAATAGTAACaacaataatgataaaatataagaaataatagAATAATGGCAATAATAATAAGTAGCGATAatagaattaataataaaaataaagttgattaattaaaaaaaaggactatattgaattttggaacacaaatttggggcgaattcaaaataaaaggaaGGGAGGACACATTGAAATGCGCTAAGAAAGTAGAGGGATCCCATGCGCAAATAGACCATTCGgtcaaaatgcgcggatcctccgtGGGCGTAGGGCGGGTCGCGTGTGGGAGGTCCAAAACTGTGTCGTTTTGGCACCTGGACCCCCCACtcccaaacggcgccgttttactgctaatataaaccaaaaaatattttttttacttcactttttcatattttctaaaaaaaactgaAGGGGCCTCAGTTTTTCTCTCAACATCCTCCCTTCTCAAATGGCCGACGGTCTCTCAAGACCTCCGTCGCACCACCAAAGTGGCCGGCGACCGCCGCCGAAGAATGGGCCCGTTAGCCCCTGCTCCATGGCATCCTTGAGAGCCAAAGCTCCCTCAACCCATGGGAGTCGAAAACAAAGGAAGTTCTCAGCCTCTTGGACCCGATTCGGGCGATGGATGAGAGACCCTCCGACGGCGCAACCATGGCCACTTCCGGTGAGTTCCCCTCCCCCtttatttttgcttttgtttttttttattatagttatttaaaatagatttgcaaaaggcgaaaaaaaatgaaataaaataaggtaaaacaaataaataagagaAAACGAAGAAGAAAATAGCACAGATTCaacctttaaaattttctattcagCTTTTGATTTCTGATGTGGGTTTTTTACCCAGAAAATCGAAGCCCCTTTGTTTACATGCTTGTTTCGGCTTTATAGCCTTATTTTTGCTCTCTGTTCTTTGTTGTTTTGCAGGTTTTGCAGAGCAAGTGGGCATGGGCGGTGGTGGCAGGTGCTTGGGCGGTGGCAGctggtgtcagacgcgtgggggtaTGTGGTGCAGACGGTGATGGGCATGCGGGggtttgctggtatgggcccgggcagattttgggctttacagcACATATAGATGGAACAGAAATAGATTACTTGTATGGTTGATTGTACGTTTTGTGTTCTTTGGATGTTATGGTGGTGCGACTTTAGTTTTCATTGTAAGTTTTAAAGCACATTCATCTCATTTAGGCTAAACTAAtcgagtaaatttttttttgagttgatGAGTtcacgagtcctattttatcattctaattcaatttaaatttttttcgaatcaagtcgagtgaaattattcgagttaaattaaaaaaagtaaacatatcaaataaaaatattgttatattataactaattccatgttagagtacgtaaatttgaaatcatatatatttgaaaaatctttcaaatttcaaagcaaaacaataaaataataagatacttgagtatgataaatttgaatcattaattaggtcccaaaattattattttagaaaatttttaaaattttaacttttttatatatttttagatttttttaaattttataattttttataaattataaattataaattttttaaaattattttatttttgtttgtaatTTTTGTTATGAGGGAGACCAATTTGTTTTTTTCCAAAGTTGACAGGGACTAAACGGGTATTTACACTAAtttattattcgaattatttgaattgtgaaattcaaTTTGACTCAAACTTGAAATtcgaatcgagttatttgagttgactCGAAAAATTCTAATAACtcaaaattcgaatttttttcgattCTTTCAAATAGAATCAAGTTTTGCTTACCCCTACTTTCATGGATAAGAAAATCTCTAATGTGTGCttgtttcaaaaatttatttttaagaaaatctgtcaaacaacaaaaattttcttttcaaaaagtcATCCAACCACTTGAAAATAGTTAGTAAGTCAATTTCATAAGTTTAAATTTTGggcatcaaaaattaaaataaagttataaAAAGGGATCCGTTGTTACAAaccattttaatttttggttactCACCGTTTATTTGGGGTAATGcaatattattatacactcatttTAGTCATCCGActttaataagtttttattttagtcactcttttattttattaaatttctatttttttttatttttaagaattaattttaattttttctcaatAAAGAGAAAAACATGAGCTTTtacatgaaaaaattattttatctttttaattttctttattttttagaattaatttttgttttttttctagtAAAACGCTAAGAATTAACTGGGATTTTATAGGGGAAAACttgaatttttatagaaaaaactatttttatttttaaaattttcttttttaaaattaattttaaaattttcattaaataggaAAACCTTAGGTTTTTTACAtgaaaaacttgagtttttaggaaaaaccagagtttttaTGGGGTATTGAATTATAGGGAAAACTGATGTTCCATTTTGTAGTTGAATAACTCAATTTCTcgtaaaaatttaagttttttttgaaaaaaataaaattaattttagaaaagaaaatgtgtgaccaaaataaaaacttatttaagttgagtgactaaaatgagtgTATAGTAATATTGCCTAACCACAAATTAGCGTCAGATGCCCAAAATGAAAACTATTTGTAAAAACGGTGCCCTTTCTTACTTTGatgctcaaaatgaaaatttataaaaattatatgatCAATCATGTAGTTTACCCTTTGAAAATTCATCACTAggtaataattatttctaattatATATCAATGAcatatttaagtaattattttaACGGGTTAATATTTAGTACACTAGcagcatatatttttttatattctataagtagttttaaaaaatgaTCACATATCTTTTTTtgttagtatttatttattttaatattttattatatttctataaaaCACTTCTCAACTTCCGATCTTATTTGTGAAATCTAAAATCTCTAATTACaatgtattaaatattttctctattttaattaatatatctacCGAATTAGATGTAATTAAAGCATCCATTAGCACTTTCCTATTATTAGAGAAGACTGCAAAAGAGTGAAAATCGAAGAAATTACATGAAAGTCCAAACACATTAGCAATAGTGTGAATTACATTATTAATCCCTTAATTATAGAcattttcattttggttattaattaattacaatttgatcactaatattttaaaatttattttttaatcacctTGTTGTTAAACAGCTTATTGTTGCACTTTTTTCGTtggtataaaaaaaatttagtcctaacttttatacttttttttatcaatttaaccttaattttatataaaaattatataaaaaaactcaattcttttttttaattatatgaaaaatcaaGAATTTCCAACATTgccataaaataatgaaaacggataaaaaataaatttcaatctcTTTAACATAACATTCATATGGTATAAAGCTTAAATAGGACTAAAAACTAATGTTCATATAAGAAAACTCAAGATTCTACTACAATAAAGCTCAAAATCATTCAATAttaatgtaataccccaaacccagcctagatgttatggccgaatcaggGAGTGTTACGGAAAAGAGTTTTGAAACTAATGTTACTTCAATACAACCTTGAATAGTTACTTGTTAAAAAGAGTCCGAATTTTACAAAAcaacaaacagatgtgagttttcataaactcagtttGTAACTCACGGGAACATACATGCATAAAATTCAGATTTCCAGTATATCAAAACGGAAGCAGACATTCCTCAACAGAATCAGATCATATCAGAATCAGATTATcagaaatatacatatatacagaatcctacccccatcctctacacactatctccgtcCATCCCAACACACaatgtggggtataaaacaccgacccatccctacacaccacatagcgTCTGTACGACACTTATGAAAATAATATACAGTCAAGTTGTCAAAATGTCGGCGAAATGTTGTCTCACAAAACACTTCATCTACATATACAATCCTACCCCATATATAGATACAGAAAACAGATATGCGAACATAACAGTTTAACATACTCGAATACAAATATCATACAAACTTATGCAAATCAGTCAGACATACATATCGGTTTTCCTATACTCAATTAATCTATCAGATTAACAGATCTCATACGATAGGGTTTAGTTAGCCCTTATCGATCATATGGAAagcccacagtcgatcggaatGACACGTGCAACCCTAGGgataatttcagaatttttggcccATACGCCCAAATTGGCTTGCTCGTATGGCCCACATGGCCACACACTTATCCATCACATAACTATGTGTCGCGCACGGCCGACCACATGGTCAGTACACGCCTATGTGGCATCGACTGGccactttttggcttttgctgaaCCTCGATTTCTCGTGTTTTTGTTACACACCTAGTTTGTTTCTGATGCTATAGCATCTTGAGATCTCTGAAACCTAAAAACACTATTCAAGCGATCAATTCTAAGTACCAAAACTCCAATTTATCAAAACCTCAATCGGCATACTTGAAAGTATTACTTAATCGAAAGGCTCAATCACTTGCCAAAATAGTTACGACAGCCCACATATAGTACACGATAGAAGACGAATTTCGATCCCCTTAATTAACACCTACCACAAGAATTCACAACATTAACACATCTGAAAACGACCCACAATTGCACGAACTTCAAAAACACTTACCTATCACAATCCGAATAGGGATCATGGAACCAAAACGCAGTTATTAAACAAATGTATTGCAAATAGAAATCAAAGAAAGAAGAACCCAAAAAGTTTGCAGAGGTCAAACAGGGAAAAACGTTTGGAAGAAGGATTTGGAGAAGAAAAGACTTCAGATGTGGAAAGGAAATTtttggggaaaagaaaagaaaaataataaaaataaattaaaattaaaattttaacaaaattcccCCACTCCATCGACTAGCCACCCTATCCCCCAAAATTCTACCCACTAACCACAGCCAATTACCTGAGAATTCTAACTCCACCCAGACTCTATCACACAACCGAAGCAAAAATATCATCCATGCTTACACAGAAAATCAAACACAAGACCTTTAGGCAAGCTAACTCCTTATCACTTGAACCAATAAGTtcattctaatatgagtttactaaaaataaaatataagcccACCCAACAAAGATAAAcctaggataaaaaataacaaaatttgcctAAAATGAGACTTAAATCCAAGACCTCATACACattcaaaacacttaaccactgaagcaaatacatatttataacaaaattcacaaaaacaaagttaataaatttagggcgttacagttGAGGCATAAGAATGCAAATGATCATTCAATAGAATCCGATAActaattaaaaagagaaaaactaaattaataatatcttgaaatttaatataacctcaaaactttcttttccaaattcaagtcatttaaattaattttaaaaatccaaATGGTAAAGATAGATTATTTTATATagaattaaagttaaattaataaaaaatataaaaattaaagaataaaattgttattataccaattaaaagtaTCATCGTTAGCCTACAAAAAAGAACATTAAcaatcaaattgtaactttttttaattaaatgactaaaactaaaatttactAAAAGTTGAGTAACTAATTGTGTGATTTACCCTTCTTAATATCTTACAGCAATGTGATGTGATGGATGAGCGAAGCATGAAGCAAGACAAAAGCTGGGGCCCATGAATTTCTAAATCATCTGTTTATCTCTTTATTGGCTCTGTGTTCAACAACAACTTGTAGATCTCTTATATGATCAGTCTCATCTTTAACCAGATTTTTAAGTTGTCTGcaacaacatctatcataaatTCACACATTCAAGAGATGGAGAAGCTAGTTTCAAGCTGGTGCAAAAACAAACCTTTGCCTGAATCTTATATCTTCCCACCAGAAACAAGACCCGGCAATCTCGTTGTTCCTACCTGCAATTCCATTCCAGTCATCGATCTCAGTAAGGCTGAGGGTCAAAATCGAACCCATACTGTTCAACAGATTTTGAAGGCCGGCCAAGAGTATGGATTTTTCCAGGTCAAACACGAGTTTGAAAGAAGCTTTATTATCAATTTCTAATCACTATAactgttttgattttgattttttttaaagtgttaCTTGCTTCGTCATTGATCTTTGTAAACAGGTTGTTAACCATGGAGTTCCTGAAAGTCTGATGAATGAAAGCATGGATGTGTTCAAGGAGTTCTTTGAGATGCCTTGGGAGGACAAAGCCATGCTCTATTCCGAGGATCCCAAAAATAGTTGCAGGCTTTCCACAAGCAGTGTAAACTATGCCCGGGAAAAGATTCACCATTGGCGTGATAATTTGCGACACCCTTGTCATCCATTACAAAGTTGCATCAAGCATTGGCCTCAAAAGCCAACTCGATACAGGTAAAGGTAACCCCCCCTGAATTTTTTCTCTTGTTTGGTTTTCTCAGTACCAAAAACCTTTGCAGGGAAGTTGTGGCTACATATACGATTGAAGCGAAGAAATTGGGATTAAGGATCCTGGAGTTAGTGTCAGAAGGGTTGGGGCTAGAATCTAGATACTTTGGGGATAAATTAAGTGAATCTGAGATACTATCAATCAACCATTATCCACCCTGTCCGGACCCGAGTTTGACTCTAGGAGTAGCTAAACATTGCGACCCTAATCTCTTAACCCTTCTCCACCAGGGCGATGTAAGTGGGCTTCAAGTCTTCAACAATGGGGAATGGATTGGTGTGGAGCCGTTGCACGATGCTTTTGTGGTTAACATTGGCAACCAGTTACAGGTGGGTATATATCTGTTTTACGATCCCCCAGTTTTTTAAAAACTAGCATATAGAAATACAGACTGATTCCTTGATTATGCATATATAGATTATAAGTAACAACAAGCTGAAGAGCGTTGAACATCGGGTTGTAACGAACTCGAGGGTTGCTAGAACTTCAGCTGGCTTATTCATTGGCCCTTCCGAGGATAGCATTATAGAGCCAGAGAAATCTCTAGTTGACGACTCTCCATTCTATAGAGCTTTTGAATTCAAAGACTTCCTACTTCACTACTTCCCCAATTTGGAAGACAACGAAGTCGTTATGGGGCGTTTTAAATTGCAAGCTTAGCTAACACTACCTTTATATGTTTTTCTTATCTATACACAGTGCAAATATATCTCAATTATAATatgattataaaaataaaaataattaagacacaaattatcaaaatttgatttaaaataacaaaatctcGTATCATCAAGTACGAATCTGAGCTTGCGTGGCTCATCTCTATCTCCCGGGGGTCTTCCGTTGCCGATGATGTCCCCCGCTTTAGGGGAGAGTTTTGCTGCAGCTACGAGTGGTGGATGGATGGTAGCGCCCAAAAGCCTCCAGATGCCAGCTGCCGTTTGGTGGCTGTTCCTGTTGCTGGTGGCTTTCACTATCTTCTAAGGTGGCTCCAAGGTGTCTCCTGACTAGCGATTGATGAATCTCGTGTTCTGTTGTTTTCTCCCTCTCTTGTAAGGAAGGTCTTCAGTGGAAACGGTCACTCAATAACGGAGATCATACGCACTACTGACGCGAAAGTGACTGGTGATGATTCCTCTTGGTTGTTGAGAATCATTGTCTTTGGTTTATTGCCATTGTCTGTAATGTAATAACTTCCATagtatgaaatgaaattttagtattgatcaaaatttgagttgaaaagaaaaataaggtttgtgattttgatttttttaatctaGAACTGATGATTGTGTTgtttctttctccttttgattTTCAGTTCTCCAGTTATTGTTAAAGCTAACATCTTCTTGTGGTTGGTAGGGTTAAAACTGCATTTTATCCTCGTGAAATTCTCTAAATGCAACAAAAGGGTAACAAGCATGGTAAAGGGTGGTTGAAGAAGAGCAGAATCCCCATCTTAAAACATAGATTTTGTTAGGCTATAATCACATAACTCCAGAGTCAACCGTGCCATGTCTTTGTTAAGAGTTCAGGTTATCCATACATGTGATCTGAGTATGGAGCCATCATTtctcaattattaattttattttcccacCAAGTTTGATTGTAATGCTCAGCGGCCAACATGCAGCCATGTGCATTGAACTTGGAACATATGGAATAGCCATCGTGGTAAAAAGATTGTTTTGGCCATGGCCGATCTCGAGTTTATCAAAGATAAGGTGCTCTAGACGGGTTCAAGTGGTGAGGTGTTCAATCTCAAAGACAAATGCGTAGTAACATTAGTGGTTTACTGTTGTTGTTTTGTACTAACCTAATAGGTGAGTTCATTGCATTAAGGGAGTTGGTCTTTGCTGGTTTGTGAGTGTGGGATTCATTATTTGGTTTTAATCCAATTAACCAACCAAATTTTAATTCGATTTAGTTACTGAGCTAACTAGTCGTGTATCTAAGGCTGGCGGGCCTAGccactaaaataaaaaatggttgatTTAagcatttcaaaaatttaaaattaataaagataaaattataatttagtctcctaaaaataataaaaatttgatataatattttaaaaattataaagatacatgttattaaaagttaaaatttaattttgactttccctaaaaaaaatttctgattACGCCCTTTGAGTTAACCATTAAAAAAAACTGTTGGATTAATTGatgagatttttaaaaaattttaattataagttAATTCAGTTTAATTAACGACATTAATGGATAAGCCAAAAGTTGATATGTTAATGTTATTTTTTAGTATGAGTTAAGAAATTTTTTTGGATTCACTATACGTAAGATCACTTTAAAATAGAGTCCGTTctattttaatcacttaatttttttcttaatttaatcacTCTAATTAAAACAAATGTTCGAATTTATTATTGccgttaaaaattttattaatccaTTAATGAATTGCTGACGTGACACATTAATCAATTGAATAATTGACTAAAGCTTACAAGCTTTTCTGTAATTATTctaaaaacatttttccattccAAAAATTGGCTACTTCGTTATTCTAAACCCTGCAACAAGTTCAAATCCCCAAGCAAGAACaaaaaaccaaatttcaattcaatcatgcTATAATAtcttcatatattttaaattgttccGATCTATTTTGGAGAGAAAAATTGTTTGATCTACTATGTATAAAAAACAATCAATCCTAAAAATTTTTTGAGGAGATTTTATTGTTTCATTATCAACATTCTCATCAAATGGTTTATTTCTACGAACAATATGTTTTGTTTATGAAATTTATGTTCTATTGCTATCTCAATAGTTATTTCTTTAGCACACGTCATACCCTTTTGGAATCTATATATTTTTCACAAAAATGAAAGAAGaccttttaattgttttatagctACATTATTTAGCATATCTTTAGATTGTAAATTTTTGCTAATCGAGTTCATAGCAAATATTATTTCATACCAACTAGTCGTGCACAACAAAAACTCAAATTTCAAGCTTCACTTTTGACTTTAGgattgttaagaaatggcttaaaattggtagtggattgttgttgttggtagtggg
The Gossypium hirsutum isolate 1008001.06 chromosome A07, Gossypium_hirsutum_v2.1, whole genome shotgun sequence genome window above contains:
- the LOC121203773 gene encoding uncharacterized protein, whose translation is MADGLSRPPSHHQSGRRPPPKNGPVSPCSMASLRAKAPSTHGSRKQRKFSASWTRFGRWMRDPPTAQPWPLPVLQSKWAWAVVAGAWAVAAGVRRVGVCGADGDGHAGVCWYGPGQILGFTAHIDGTEIDYLYG
- the LOC107955443 gene encoding protein DOWNY MILDEW RESISTANCE 6, giving the protein MISLIFNQIFKLSATTSIINSHIQEMEKLVSSWCKNKPLPESYIFPPETRPGNLVVPTCNSIPVIDLSKAEGQNRTHTVQQILKAGQEYGFFQVVNHGVPESLMNESMDVFKEFFEMPWEDKAMLYSEDPKNSCRLSTSSVNYAREKIHHWRDNLRHPCHPLQSCIKHWPQKPTRYREVVATYTIEAKKLGLRILELVSEGLGLESRYFGDKLSESEILSINHYPPCPDPSLTLGVAKHCDPNLLTLLHQGDVSGLQVFNNGEWIGVEPLHDAFVVNIGNQLQIISNNKLKSVEHRVVTNSRVARTSAGLFIGPSEDSIIEPEKSLVDDSPFYRAFEFKDFLLHYFPNLEDNEVVMGRFKLQA